The following coding sequences lie in one Streptomyces sp. NBC_00510 genomic window:
- a CDS encoding GNAT family N-acetyltransferase, protein MAIVLGTPGVDGLGEAVGVLREWQYDGAPMQLHPGDLGWYWRFGAEATAAAVRTWSRDGRILAVGLLDGPELLRMTIAPDARRDEELARQLVADVTEPERGVLAEGKAYVEAPKGALVHDLLSEDGWNPDEPWTPLRRDLTEPVEDPGVRIEVVRPEQAHVRAAVQRASFDRSTFTEERWHAMAAGLPYADARCLVAYDDQGHAVAAVTVWSAGPGKPGLLEPMGVDREHRGHGQGKAITLAAAAALQGLGSSSAIVCTPSSNVAAVATYTSAGFRRLPEVRDRRRDA, encoded by the coding sequence ATGGCGATCGTATTGGGCACGCCGGGAGTCGACGGGTTGGGCGAGGCCGTGGGCGTGCTGCGGGAGTGGCAGTACGACGGGGCGCCGATGCAGCTGCATCCGGGGGATCTGGGCTGGTACTGGCGGTTCGGTGCGGAGGCGACGGCCGCGGCGGTCCGGACCTGGAGCCGGGACGGAAGGATTCTCGCCGTCGGGCTGCTGGACGGGCCCGAGCTGTTGCGGATGACGATCGCCCCGGACGCCCGGCGGGACGAGGAGCTGGCGCGGCAACTGGTCGCGGACGTGACCGAGCCGGAGCGCGGCGTACTGGCGGAGGGGAAGGCGTACGTCGAGGCACCCAAGGGTGCACTGGTCCACGATCTGCTCTCCGAGGACGGCTGGAACCCCGACGAGCCGTGGACGCCGCTGCGCCGCGACCTCACGGAACCGGTGGAGGACCCGGGCGTGCGGATCGAAGTGGTCCGGCCGGAGCAGGCGCACGTGCGGGCCGCCGTGCAGCGGGCGTCGTTCGACCGGTCGACGTTCACGGAGGAGCGCTGGCATGCGATGGCCGCCGGACTGCCGTACGCCGACGCCCGGTGCCTGGTGGCGTACGACGACCAGGGCCACGCGGTGGCGGCGGTGACGGTGTGGTCGGCCGGTCCGGGCAAGCCCGGGCTGCTCGAGCCGATGGGCGTGGACCGGGAACACCGCGGCCACGGCCAGGGCAAGGCGATCACCCTCGCCGCGGCCGCCGCACTCCAGGGGCTGGGTTCGTCGAGCGCGATCGTCTGCACCCCGAGCTCCAATGTCGCCGCCGTCGCCACCTACACGTCAGCCGGCTTCCGGCGACTCCCCGAGGTGCGGGACCGACGCCGCGACGCCTAG
- a CDS encoding GNAT family N-acetyltransferase, with protein MSNPVRLRPIVERDLDLLERLFEDPDEAAESAFFGHRNPRALRRQWSEKGFLSQEGGRLAVVGKDDCFVGEVQWHQVMLGPASPCWNIGIALLAAERGKGYGKHAQRQLAEYLFSHTRVNRVEASTDVANVAEQRALESAGFTREGVQRGACFRAGKWRDMVVYSVLRSEVVLAD; from the coding sequence ATGTCGAATCCCGTGCGTCTGCGTCCCATAGTCGAGCGCGACCTGGACCTGCTGGAACGTCTCTTCGAGGACCCGGACGAGGCGGCGGAGTCGGCCTTCTTCGGTCACCGCAACCCGAGGGCCCTCCGTCGGCAGTGGTCGGAGAAGGGCTTCCTCTCCCAGGAGGGGGGCAGGCTCGCCGTCGTCGGGAAGGACGACTGCTTCGTGGGTGAGGTGCAGTGGCACCAAGTCATGCTCGGCCCGGCTTCACCGTGCTGGAACATCGGCATCGCGCTGCTGGCGGCGGAGCGCGGCAAGGGATACGGCAAGCATGCCCAGCGTCAGCTGGCCGAGTACCTCTTCTCGCACACCAGGGTCAACCGGGTCGAGGCGAGTACCGACGTCGCCAACGTCGCGGAGCAGCGGGCCTTGGAGTCGGCCGGTTTCACGCGCGAGGGTGTGCAGCGCGGGGCCTGTTTCCGTGCCGGGAAGTGGCGCGACATGGTCGTGTACTCGGTCCTGCGATCCGAGGTCGTGCTTGCGGATTGA
- a CDS encoding glycoside hydrolase family 16 protein codes for MVAAAATVAALCLGLLGSARASVPPAPSGWTTVWSDDFSGAANTLPSNDNWIIDTGTSYPGGAANWGTGEVQTYTSSTANLRQDGSGNLRITPIRDSAGNWTSGRVETRRSDFEPPSGGKLRIESRIQMPNVTGAAAAGYWPAFWTLGAPYRGNYWNWPSIGEFDLMENVNGVNQVWGTLHCGTNPGGPCNETSGLGTTRACPGSACQGNFHTFAFEWDRSVSPQQLRWYVDGVQFHSVNASQMDASTWNAATGHGHFILLNVAMGGAFPDPVAGYKTPTASTVSGVPMLVDYVAVYSSGGGSTQPPTSPPPTGGTGSAYGTLQAESYTQQSGTTVETTTDSGGGQNLASLANGDWALYSGVDFGTTTARQFKARVASGAAGGVSGLVEVRLDSRSNAPIGSFSVANTGGWQSWTTIPANISGITGKHDVYLTFTSGQPADFVNVNWFTFSTT; via the coding sequence ATGGTGGCCGCTGCAGCCACCGTCGCCGCGCTCTGCCTGGGCCTGCTCGGCTCGGCCAGGGCCTCCGTCCCGCCGGCACCGTCCGGCTGGACCACCGTCTGGAGCGACGACTTCAGCGGGGCCGCCAACACCCTCCCGTCGAATGACAACTGGATCATCGACACCGGCACCAGCTACCCCGGCGGCGCCGCGAACTGGGGAACCGGCGAGGTGCAGACCTACACCTCCAGCACCGCCAACCTCCGCCAGGACGGCTCGGGCAACCTGCGCATCACCCCGATCCGGGACTCCGCGGGGAACTGGACCTCCGGGCGCGTCGAGACCCGCCGCAGCGACTTCGAGCCCCCGTCGGGCGGCAAGCTCCGCATCGAGTCCCGCATCCAGATGCCGAACGTCACCGGCGCGGCCGCGGCGGGCTACTGGCCGGCCTTCTGGACGCTGGGCGCGCCGTACCGGGGCAACTACTGGAACTGGCCGTCCATCGGCGAGTTCGACCTGATGGAGAACGTGAACGGCGTCAACCAGGTCTGGGGCACGCTCCACTGCGGCACCAACCCGGGCGGCCCCTGCAACGAGACCAGCGGCCTCGGCACCACCCGGGCCTGCCCCGGCAGCGCCTGCCAGGGCAACTTCCACACCTTCGCCTTCGAGTGGGACCGCAGCGTCAGCCCCCAGCAACTGCGCTGGTACGTCGACGGGGTCCAGTTCCACTCGGTGAACGCGAGCCAGATGGACGCGTCCACCTGGAACGCGGCCACGGGCCACGGCCACTTCATCCTGCTGAACGTCGCGATGGGCGGGGCATTCCCCGACCCGGTGGCGGGGTACAAGACGCCGACGGCCTCCACGGTCTCGGGCGTACCCATGCTGGTCGACTACGTCGCCGTCTACAGCTCCGGCGGCGGCAGCACGCAACCCCCGACCTCTCCCCCGCCGACCGGGGGCACGGGCAGCGCCTACGGCACCCTCCAGGCCGAGTCGTACACGCAGCAGTCCGGCACGACCGTCGAGACGACGACGGACAGCGGCGGCGGCCAGAACCTGGCGTCGCTCGCGAACGGCGACTGGGCGCTCTACTCCGGCGTCGACTTCGGGACGACCACGGCCCGGCAGTTCAAGGCCCGGGTCGCCTCCGGGGCCGCGGGCGGCGTCAGCGGCCTGGTCGAGGTCCGGCTGGACAGCCGGAGCAACGCCCCGATCGGCAGCTTCTCCGTCGCCAACACGGGCGGCTGGCAGAGCTGGACGACGATCCCGGCGAACATCTCGGGCATCACCGGCAAGCACGACGTGTACCTGACGTTCACCAGCGGCCAGCCGGCCGACTTCGTGAACGTCAACTGGTTCACCTTCAGCACCACCTGA
- a CDS encoding DUF6131 family protein, translating into MIILGIILLIIGFLAGISILWTLGAILVVIGLVLWVLGAMGHAVAGRRHYY; encoded by the coding sequence ATGATCATCCTCGGTATCATCCTGCTCATCATCGGATTCCTCGCCGGAATCTCCATCCTGTGGACCCTGGGAGCCATCCTCGTGGTCATCGGCCTCGTGCTCTGGGTCCTGGGTGCCATGGGACACGCCGTCGCGGGGCGCCGCCACTACTACTGA